Proteins encoded together in one Dasypus novemcinctus isolate mDasNov1 chromosome 9, mDasNov1.1.hap2, whole genome shotgun sequence window:
- the ADORA3 gene encoding adenosine receptor A3 isoform X2, translating into MAVNSTTLSLAKATYISVEILIGLCAIVGNVLVIWVVKLNPSLQTTTFYFITSLALADIAVGVLVMPLAIVISLGLKVHFYSCLFMTCLVLIFTHASIMSLLAIAVDRYLRVKLTVRYKRVTTQRRIWLALGLCWLVSFLVGVTPMLGWNMKLTRKDNRSDTLLPCEFTAVMRMDYMVYFSFLTWIFIPLVVMCAIYLDIFCIIRKKLNQNFSSSKETGAFYGREFKTAKSLFLVLFLFAVSWLPLSITNCLIYFNVKVPPPLLYLGILLSHANSMMNPIIYAYKIKKFKETYLLILKACVICSPSDSLVPSSEQTSE; encoded by the exons ATGGCCGTCAACAGCACCACCCTGTCACTGGCCAAAGCCACCTACATCAGCGTGGAGATTCTCATCGGACTCTGTGCCATCGTGGGCAACGTGCTGGTCATCTGGGTGGTCAAACTGAACCCGAGCCTCCAGACCACCACCTTCTATTTCATCACCTCCCTGGCGCTGGCTGACATCGCCGTGGGGGTGCTGGTCATGCCTCTGGCCATTGTCATCAGCCTGGGCCTCAAGGTTCACTTCTACAGCTGCCTCTTCATGACCTGCCTGGTGCTCATCTTCACCCACGCCTCCATCATGTCTTTGCTGGCCATTGCTGTGGACCGATATCTGCGCGTCAAGCTCACCGTCAG ATATAAGAGGGTCACAACTCAAAGGAGAATATGGCTGGCCTTGGGCCTCTGCTGGCTGGTGTCGTTCTTGGTGGGAGTGACCCCCATGCTTGGCTGGAACATGAAACTGACCCGAaaggacaacagaagcgacacCCTCCTTCCCTGCGAATTCACTGCCGTCATGAGGATGGATTACATGGTCtatttcagtttcctcacctggatTTTCATCCCCCTGGTTGTCATGTGCGCCATCTACCTTGACATCTTCTGTATCATACGGAAAAAACTCAATCAGAACTTTTCCAGCTCCAAGGAGACGGGTGCGTTTTATGGACGGGAGTTCAAGACAGCCAAGTCGCTGTTTCTGGTCCTCTTCTTGTTTGCCGTGTCCTGGCTGCCTTTATCCATCACCAACTGTCTCATCTACTTTAATGTTAAGGTACCACCGCCTCTGCTGTACTTGGGCATCCTGCTCTCCCACGCTAACTCCATGATGAACCCTATCATCTATGCTTATAAGATAAAGAAGTTCAAGGAAACCTACCTCTTGATCCTCAAAGCCTGTGTGATCTGCTCGCCTTCCGATTCCTTGGTCCCAAGCAGTGAGCAGACATCTGAATAG